Proteins co-encoded in one Arthrobacter alpinus genomic window:
- a CDS encoding PLP-dependent aminotransferase family protein, which produces MNTFVTGRRLARELGEWRSNAPAYRSLAERIRVLLMDGRLSSGAKLPAERELSQALDLSRTTVAAAYSKLREDGFLDSVRGSGSTLRLPGMERGEHGLHPGLTLDFTKATTPAYPGLQAAYANALSELPRYLSHDGFDMVGLPDLREAIAQSFSDRGLPTSADQIMVTVGAQHALNLVARTLYSPGERILVEQPTYPHAVDTFTSLGARILAFPVRQETGWDLQQALLQIRRAAPSMAYLMPDFHNPTGLSMSIADREYLAAAADREGTVLVVDETTALLDISRGPLPPMASCSPNIITLGSLGKIAWGGLRIGWIRSSREMQARLLRNRPAADLGTPLMEQLAALALMNDLPSMAASRSLDLRRGRDTLVQLLREHLPQWQVDVPEGGLSLWINTETMSSSALTLAARAEGLGLVPGPRFGLDGAFERHLRLPFCYSSEQLRDGVQILSSLSGQVGSEPPRMPLQAVI; this is translated from the coding sequence ATGAATACTTTTGTCACCGGGCGCAGGCTGGCTCGCGAACTCGGCGAGTGGCGCAGCAACGCCCCCGCGTACCGGTCACTGGCAGAACGCATCCGGGTCCTCTTGATGGACGGGCGCCTATCCAGTGGCGCCAAACTCCCCGCAGAACGGGAACTGAGCCAGGCCCTGGACCTGAGCCGGACCACCGTGGCCGCAGCCTATTCAAAGCTGCGCGAGGACGGATTCCTGGACAGTGTTCGCGGTTCCGGCAGCACCTTGCGCCTGCCCGGCATGGAACGCGGCGAACACGGCCTGCACCCCGGCCTAACCTTGGACTTCACGAAGGCTACAACTCCTGCCTACCCCGGACTCCAAGCTGCCTACGCGAACGCTCTGAGCGAACTGCCCCGTTACCTATCCCACGACGGCTTTGACATGGTGGGTCTGCCAGATCTGCGCGAAGCCATTGCCCAAAGCTTCAGTGACAGAGGACTACCCACCTCCGCAGATCAGATCATGGTCACCGTGGGCGCTCAGCATGCCTTGAACCTGGTCGCCCGGACGCTGTACTCCCCCGGCGAACGCATCCTCGTGGAACAGCCCACATATCCGCACGCAGTGGACACGTTCACGTCCCTGGGCGCTCGCATACTGGCATTCCCCGTGCGGCAGGAGACCGGCTGGGATTTGCAGCAAGCACTCTTGCAAATCCGCCGCGCCGCCCCGAGCATGGCCTACCTGATGCCGGACTTCCACAACCCCACCGGGCTGAGCATGTCTATTGCCGACCGCGAATATTTGGCGGCAGCAGCAGACCGGGAAGGCACCGTTCTGGTAGTGGATGAGACAACGGCCCTGCTAGATATCAGCCGCGGTCCACTGCCACCCATGGCATCCTGCTCCCCCAACATCATCACCCTGGGGTCCTTGGGCAAGATTGCGTGGGGCGGGCTGCGGATTGGTTGGATCAGAAGCTCACGTGAGATGCAGGCCCGGCTCCTGCGCAACCGCCCGGCCGCGGACCTCGGCACCCCGCTCATGGAACAGCTGGCTGCCCTAGCCCTCATGAATGATCTGCCGTCCATGGCAGCAAGCCGCAGCCTGGACCTGCGGCGCGGCCGCGACACGCTGGTGCAGTTGCTCCGTGAGCACCTGCCGCAATGGCAGGTGGATGTCCCCGAGGGTGGCTTGTCGTTGTGGATCAACACCGAAACCATGTCCAGTTCTGCGCTGACGCTGGCCGCTCGCGCCGAAGGGCTGGGACTGGTTCCGGGTCCCCGGTTTGGCCTTGACGGAGCCTTTGAGCGTCATTTGCGGCTGCCCTTTTGTTACAGCAGCGAGCAATTGCGCGACGGCGTGCAGATCCTGAGCTCGCTGTCCGGACAGGTTGGTTCGGAACCACCACGAATGCCCCTTCAGGCAGTAATTTAG
- a CDS encoding YczE/YyaS/YitT family protein, which translates to MRQFFTSLITSENLSVRLVRLFVGLVLYGFAIALMIRGNIGASPWDVFAQGFSRTVGISFGLCTIIISGVVLLFWIPLKQRPGVGTIANAILVGVFADVGLTLIPQAEHLALQVLSFAAGLFVLAFATALYIGAGLGPGPRDGLMTGLVRVTGRPVWLIRTGIELSVVVVGFLLGGVVGAGTAAFALGVGH; encoded by the coding sequence ATGCGCCAATTCTTCACGTCTCTGATCACTAGCGAAAACCTCTCCGTCCGGCTGGTCCGGCTCTTCGTAGGGCTGGTGCTGTACGGCTTTGCCATCGCGTTGATGATCCGCGGAAACATTGGCGCCTCACCGTGGGATGTCTTCGCCCAAGGCTTCTCCCGCACAGTGGGTATTTCCTTTGGCCTGTGCACCATCATCATCAGCGGTGTGGTTCTGCTGTTCTGGATACCGTTGAAGCAGCGCCCGGGTGTGGGCACCATTGCCAATGCCATCCTGGTGGGCGTCTTCGCCGATGTGGGGTTGACCCTGATCCCGCAGGCCGAGCACCTGGCCCTGCAAGTCCTATCCTTTGCCGCTGGCTTGTTTGTGCTCGCTTTTGCAACGGCGCTATACATTGGGGCGGGCTTGGGCCCGGGGCCACGTGATGGGCTCATGACGGGTCTGGTTCGTGTCACCGGCCGACCAGTGTGGCTCATCCGCACGGGTATAGAGCTGTCTGTTGTGGTGGTCGGATTCCTGCTGGGCGGGGTGGTGGGTGCCGGTACCGCCGCCTTCGCCTTGGGTGTGGGCCACTGA
- a CDS encoding polyprenol monophosphomannose synthase — protein sequence MRVLTIIPTYNEIESLPKTLARLRAAVPHSDVLVADDNSPDGTGRWADEFSANDPQVHVLHRAGKEGLGAAYLAGFTWGLAAGYDVLVEMDADGSHQPEQLPLLLDAIDQGADLVLGSRWVPGGKVVNWPLHRKLISTCGSLYSRVILGISIRDVTGGYRAFRRSTLEALDFDSVESVGYGFQVDMLWRVCQKGMKVVEVPITFVEREFGASKMSGNIVQEAMINVTKWGLAARWNKLTGRNK from the coding sequence TTGCGTGTCCTGACGATCATTCCTACTTACAACGAGATTGAGTCGTTGCCCAAGACGTTGGCGCGTCTGCGTGCTGCCGTGCCGCATTCGGATGTGCTGGTTGCCGATGACAACAGCCCCGACGGGACCGGCCGCTGGGCCGATGAATTTTCCGCCAATGATCCGCAGGTTCACGTCCTTCACCGCGCCGGCAAAGAAGGCCTTGGTGCCGCATACTTGGCTGGCTTCACCTGGGGATTGGCTGCGGGCTACGACGTGCTTGTTGAGATGGATGCCGATGGCTCCCACCAGCCCGAGCAGCTTCCGTTGCTCTTGGACGCCATTGATCAGGGCGCCGACCTGGTCCTTGGTTCACGCTGGGTTCCCGGTGGAAAAGTGGTCAACTGGCCGCTGCACCGCAAGCTGATCTCCACCTGCGGCAGCCTGTACTCACGCGTCATTTTGGGCATCTCCATCCGCGACGTCACCGGCGGGTACCGTGCCTTCCGGCGCAGCACCCTCGAGGCGCTGGACTTCGACTCCGTAGAGTCAGTGGGCTACGGCTTCCAGGTGGACATGCTGTGGCGCGTCTGCCAAAAGGGCATGAAGGTTGTGGAAGTCCCCATCACCTTCGTAGAGCGTGAATTTGGCGCGTCCAAGATGAGCGGGAACATTGTCCAGGAAGCCATGATCAACGTCACCAAGTGGGGACTGGCTGCCCGCTGGAACAAGCTGACCGGACGCAACAAGTAG
- a CDS encoding SPFH domain-containing protein, which yields MGDGAGAIVWLFVILVLLIFVVIVLVRSVRIIPQARAGVVERLGKYQRTLNPGLTILIPFVDRLLPLLDLREQVVSFPPQPVITEDNLVVSIDTVVYFQVTDPRAATYEIANYIQAVEQLTTTTLRNVVGGLNLEEALTSRDQINGQLRGVLDEATGRWGIRVSRVELKAIDPPLSIQDSMEKQMRAERDRRAAILTAEGTKQSAILTAEGERQSSILKAEGDAKAAILRADGESQAIQKVFAAIHKGNPTQKLLAYQYLQTLPKIASGTSNKLWIIPSEVGEALKGIGNVLGTSTPDTDETHDPLAGAGQ from the coding sequence ATGGGAGACGGAGCCGGCGCCATAGTGTGGCTGTTTGTAATTCTTGTCCTACTGATATTTGTCGTCATTGTTCTGGTGCGCTCGGTGCGCATCATTCCGCAGGCTCGCGCCGGTGTGGTGGAGCGCCTGGGTAAATACCAGCGCACGCTCAATCCTGGCTTGACCATTTTGATCCCTTTTGTGGATCGCCTGCTGCCGCTGCTGGATCTGCGTGAGCAAGTTGTCTCTTTCCCTCCGCAGCCGGTTATTACCGAAGACAACCTGGTGGTATCCATTGACACCGTGGTTTACTTCCAGGTCACCGATCCCCGTGCGGCAACGTACGAGATCGCAAACTACATTCAGGCCGTTGAGCAGCTGACCACCACCACCCTGCGTAACGTTGTGGGTGGTTTGAACCTGGAAGAGGCGCTGACCTCACGTGACCAGATCAACGGTCAGCTCCGTGGCGTGCTCGATGAGGCCACCGGCCGCTGGGGCATCCGCGTTAGTCGTGTTGAGCTCAAGGCCATTGATCCGCCCCTGTCCATCCAGGATTCCATGGAAAAGCAGATGCGTGCCGAGCGTGACCGCCGTGCAGCCATCCTTACCGCCGAAGGTACCAAGCAGTCAGCTATTTTGACCGCTGAAGGTGAGCGACAGTCCTCGATCCTGAAGGCTGAGGGTGACGCCAAGGCGGCCATCCTGCGTGCCGACGGTGAGTCGCAGGCTATCCAGAAGGTCTTCGCCGCCATCCACAAGGGCAACCCGACGCAGAAGCTGCTGGCCTACCAGTACCTGCAGACCCTGCCCAAGATTGCTTCCGGAACCTCCAACAAGCTGTGGATCATTCCCAGCGAAGTGGGCGAGGCTTTGAAGGGAATTGGCAACGTTTTGGGTACCAGTACCCCTGACACGGACGAGACGCACGATCCTCTCGCAGGTGCCGGGCAATAA
- a CDS encoding NfeD family protein: MLEWINDFGWIIWLTVFLLLAVAEMLTLNLYFILMSVGALAALVAFLFGAELWLQIVIFCVVALATTVLIRPLAMSHLHRGPADQLSNVERLIGHSAVVLETVGTGGGLVKIGGDIWTARIAGGAEIPVGATVEVAAIDGATAIINHPAAHKSTETPATTA, translated from the coding sequence ATGCTCGAATGGATCAATGACTTCGGCTGGATCATCTGGCTGACGGTTTTCCTGCTTCTGGCTGTCGCTGAAATGCTGACGTTGAATCTGTATTTCATCTTGATGTCCGTAGGAGCACTCGCCGCACTTGTGGCATTCCTGTTTGGCGCTGAGCTCTGGTTGCAGATTGTCATCTTCTGCGTCGTCGCCCTGGCCACAACAGTTCTCATAAGGCCGCTGGCCATGAGCCACCTGCATCGTGGCCCTGCCGATCAACTCTCCAACGTAGAGCGGCTCATTGGTCACTCTGCGGTGGTCTTGGAGACTGTTGGGACCGGCGGCGGACTGGTCAAGATTGGCGGAGACATCTGGACCGCCCGGATTGCCGGCGGTGCCGAGATTCCAGTCGGCGCCACGGTTGAAGTTGCCGCTATTGACGGGGCAACAGCCATCATCAACCACCCGGCCGCGCACAAGAGCACCGAAACACCCGCAACAACAGCCTAA
- a CDS encoding RNA polymerase-binding protein RbpA, translated as MSDRSLRGMRLGAQSMETESGVEPAPRQRVEYRCADGEQVFVMFSSEADIPATWMSKTGKEALLVNGEAPDTSNDKPIRTHWDMLLERRTLPELEVILADRLTILREKRGEKV; from the coding sequence ATGAGCGATCGCAGCTTGCGCGGCATGCGTCTGGGCGCACAAAGCATGGAGACGGAATCAGGTGTGGAGCCGGCTCCCCGCCAGCGCGTGGAGTACCGTTGCGCGGATGGCGAGCAGGTGTTCGTCATGTTCTCGTCCGAGGCTGATATCCCTGCCACCTGGATGTCCAAGACCGGCAAGGAAGCCCTGCTGGTCAACGGAGAGGCCCCCGACACGTCCAACGACAAGCCCATCCGTACCCACTGGGACATGCTGCTGGAACGGCGCACCCTTCCGGAGCTGGAAGTCATCTTGGCCGACCGCCTGACCATCCTGCGCGAAAAGCGCGGCGAAAAGGTCTAA
- the tatA gene encoding Sec-independent protein translocase subunit TatA translates to MAIFREPWVLGIIIIVAILLFAAPKLPGMARSLGQSMRIIKSEVKEMKNDGKQESASAAPAAPAPTAPAAPVAPEPPVEGKIVNNPAQGNISGEGTGTGTGAQS, encoded by the coding sequence GTGGCAATTTTTAGGGAACCGTGGGTTCTTGGCATCATCATCATCGTGGCAATCTTGCTCTTCGCCGCCCCGAAGCTTCCAGGCATGGCTCGGAGTCTGGGTCAGTCCATGCGGATCATCAAGTCCGAGGTCAAGGAAATGAAGAACGACGGCAAGCAGGAGTCTGCTTCGGCTGCTCCAGCTGCCCCGGCACCGACAGCTCCTGCGGCCCCCGTGGCTCCTGAGCCCCCTGTTGAAGGCAAGATCGTCAACAACCCGGCACAGGGCAACATCTCGGGCGAAGGTACCGGAACCGGTACCGGCGCTCAGTCATAG
- a CDS encoding peptide deformylase: MSEPLTIDEAYLRATVTAILTSDELPAIVQAGHPVLRARALPFTGQLTAPELARLIEIMTATMHAAPGVGLAAPQLGIPLQLAVLEDIFEVSPENAAARDREPLERFTIINPHYEPLGSELASHYEGCLSMSGWQAVVDRPAAVALKYDDEHGTARTRQFSGWQARIVQHETDHLFGTLYIDKAHTRSLASNAQYSEYWANPDIAAAKAGLQF; this comes from the coding sequence ATGTCTGAGCCGCTGACCATCGACGAGGCCTACCTGCGCGCCACCGTTACCGCGATCTTGACCTCCGATGAACTGCCCGCCATTGTGCAGGCCGGCCACCCCGTCTTGCGCGCCCGCGCCCTGCCCTTCACGGGCCAACTCACCGCTCCGGAGCTAGCCCGCCTCATCGAGATCATGACAGCTACCATGCATGCAGCGCCGGGCGTGGGACTGGCCGCACCGCAGCTGGGCATTCCGCTGCAACTTGCCGTGCTCGAAGATATATTCGAAGTTTCTCCTGAGAACGCCGCTGCCCGCGATCGTGAACCCCTGGAACGCTTCACGATCATCAACCCGCACTACGAGCCACTGGGCTCGGAGCTGGCCTCGCACTATGAAGGCTGCCTGTCCATGTCAGGCTGGCAGGCGGTTGTTGACCGGCCCGCCGCCGTTGCCTTGAAGTACGACGACGAACACGGCACCGCGCGCACCCGCCAGTTCTCGGGGTGGCAGGCACGCATTGTCCAACACGAGACCGATCACTTGTTCGGCACCCTCTATATAGACAAGGCCCATACTCGCTCGCTAGCCAGCAACGCCCAGTACAGCGAGTACTGGGCCAATCCTGACATTGCCGCGGCGAAGGCCGGGCTGCAGTTCTAA
- a CDS encoding putative RNA methyltransferase yields the protein MEISAVNALLCPHCGSEFYTPDANATSLACTSGHSFDIARQGYLNLLTGHGTKFVPDTAAMVSARDSFLDAGHYAPLAQALAETVKELVPGAGMIVDAGTGTGYYLQQVLAGCAEHQEQGLTPAVTAVGMDISKFALRRAARRNPAALNIVWDLWRELPLGANTADVVLVVFAPRNASEFARILKPGGTLIVVTPLASHLAEIAQEAGLLGIQEDKEAALSHSLEDHFTPGGSRELLVPCILALRTLATLPSWDRPVITLRPWSSASAWLISLMRRWPRRRSGFPPSRHAIPNANP from the coding sequence ATGGAAATCTCTGCTGTCAATGCCCTGCTGTGCCCCCATTGCGGATCGGAGTTCTACACCCCGGACGCTAACGCCACGTCGCTGGCGTGCACGTCCGGTCACAGCTTTGACATTGCCCGTCAGGGATACCTGAACCTGCTGACAGGTCACGGTACTAAATTTGTCCCTGATACCGCAGCTATGGTCTCCGCCCGCGATTCCTTCCTTGACGCCGGGCACTATGCACCGCTTGCCCAAGCGCTCGCAGAGACGGTCAAGGAGCTCGTGCCGGGCGCAGGCATGATTGTCGATGCGGGGACCGGCACCGGTTACTACCTGCAACAGGTACTGGCCGGATGTGCCGAGCATCAGGAGCAAGGGCTCACGCCTGCGGTCACCGCCGTAGGTATGGACATCTCCAAGTTCGCGCTACGCCGGGCCGCCCGGCGCAACCCGGCTGCGCTGAACATTGTGTGGGACCTGTGGCGCGAGCTGCCGCTGGGAGCCAACACGGCCGACGTCGTACTTGTGGTCTTCGCGCCGCGCAACGCCAGCGAGTTTGCGCGCATCCTCAAACCGGGCGGCACCCTCATAGTAGTCACCCCGCTGGCGAGCCATCTGGCCGAGATTGCCCAAGAGGCCGGCCTGCTGGGCATTCAAGAAGACAAGGAAGCGGCGCTCAGCCATTCACTTGAGGACCACTTCACTCCGGGGGGTAGCCGCGAGCTACTGGTCCCCTGCATCTTGGCCCTGCGGACATTGGCAACGTTGCCCTCATGGGACCGGCCGGTCATCACCTTGAGGCCGTGGAGCTCGGCGAGCGCTTGGCTCATCTCCCTGATGAGACGCTGGCCACGGCGGCGTTCCGGATTTCCACCTTCACGGCACGCCATCCCTAACGCTAACCCCTAG
- the tatC gene encoding twin-arginine translocase subunit TatC, protein MPLKAHLIEARNRLFKSALAMIPGIVIGWILYDPLMYAVTQPLRDISYSRGINASLNFEGVTTSFDLKIQISLILGLIIASPVWIYQLWAFITPGLTKKERRYTLSYMFASVPLFLAGIFVGWIIWPNIVKALTAFTPTGGSNIMKAIDYLQFALQLMLFMGVAFLVPVLLFALNAIGLVRGRTYLKAWRFTILGVTIVAAMAAPGSDVMSMFFLAAPLLVLYFGAIGLCILNDKRRDRKDAKKVVESEANADVATPSTDLEIL, encoded by the coding sequence ATGCCGCTCAAAGCACACCTGATCGAGGCGAGGAACCGGCTTTTCAAGAGTGCCCTCGCCATGATTCCGGGTATTGTCATCGGCTGGATCCTGTACGACCCGCTGATGTACGCGGTCACGCAGCCCCTGCGTGATATCAGCTATAGCCGTGGCATTAATGCATCACTGAACTTTGAAGGCGTGACAACCTCCTTTGATCTAAAGATTCAAATCTCGTTGATTCTTGGTCTGATCATTGCTTCGCCGGTCTGGATTTATCAGCTGTGGGCGTTCATCACGCCAGGGCTGACCAAGAAGGAACGTCGTTACACGCTGTCCTACATGTTTGCCTCGGTGCCCCTGTTTTTGGCTGGCATCTTTGTTGGCTGGATCATTTGGCCCAACATTGTCAAGGCTCTGACTGCGTTTACGCCCACTGGCGGCAGTAACATCATGAAGGCCATCGATTACCTGCAATTTGCGCTGCAGCTGATGCTCTTTATGGGCGTCGCGTTCCTGGTCCCCGTCCTGTTGTTTGCGCTCAATGCCATTGGTCTGGTTCGTGGCCGGACCTACCTGAAGGCGTGGCGCTTCACCATATTGGGTGTCACCATCGTCGCGGCCATGGCAGCCCCTGGTTCGGACGTCATGAGCATGTTCTTCCTGGCCGCTCCACTGTTGGTGCTGTACTTTGGCGCCATCGGCCTGTGCATACTCAATGACAAGCGCAGGGACCGCAAGGACGCCAAAAAGGTGGTCGAATCTGAAGCCAACGCTGATGTGGCCACACCCTCAACAGATCTGGAAATACTCTGA
- a CDS encoding relaxase/mobilization nuclease domain-containing protein: protein MIANITRGKNPWDIGAYLHGVGKANEHVYEFGGVTRPGGIVTASNLGMEGHTEPSRWAGELLKAMNTRSEIKNPVWHVSLRNTDQDRILSDAVWADMGQSFAEAMGFAEHPWAMVRHGADHVHLVVSRVSDAGEVWHGRNDRRAAQSACTRLELEHG, encoded by the coding sequence GTGATCGCGAACATCACCCGAGGCAAGAACCCCTGGGACATTGGTGCCTACCTGCACGGGGTGGGCAAGGCGAATGAGCATGTCTATGAATTCGGGGGTGTCACCCGTCCTGGTGGCATCGTGACCGCTTCGAATCTCGGTATGGAGGGACATACCGAGCCCAGCCGGTGGGCGGGTGAGCTGCTCAAGGCCATGAACACCCGATCGGAGATCAAGAACCCGGTCTGGCACGTCTCGCTGCGCAACACCGACCAGGACCGGATCCTGTCCGATGCGGTGTGGGCCGACATGGGTCAGTCGTTCGCCGAAGCGATGGGCTTCGCCGAGCATCCGTGGGCGATGGTCCGCCACGGGGCGGACCACGTGCACCTGGTCGTCTCCCGCGTGAGCGATGCGGGCGAGGTCTGGCATGGCCGCAACGACCGCCGGGCCGCGCAGAGCGCCTGCACGCGGCTGGAGCTCGAGCACGGCTAG
- a CDS encoding amidohydrolase, whose translation MSLTLYRNGSVYSAVDPLATAMLVDGDVVAWVGSEHAATSLLDSRMREVDLAGALVTPGFVDSHAHITETGLAMESVDLAAARSAKDVLDLVAAASGSAVDGVLLGHGWDNSMWQDTRLPSAVELDNATSGREVYLARVDVHSGLVSAALALRCSLANVAGWDGDGLVSGAAHSAARDAARSLTPERREAVQRTALRHAAANGYVALAEMAAPHVGSPADLAALVALGASDATEALPEVLPYWGQLVSSASEARELLASLDVDVLGLAGDINIDGSLGSRSALLRQPYADAPETSGTAHLTVEQVTDHFAATSELGLTGGFHVIGDGAMAIAVEGLERAAQRVGIDLIRAAGHRLEHAEMVDDAAMEILAKYSVTVSVQPAFDAQWGGADGMYARRLGVERASELNPLGRFYAAGVPLCFGSDTPVTPLNPWASVRAALNHHTREARISARAAFIGHTRAGWRAAKAADPFHGQLGPGAPASFAVWDVEQLMVQVADERVQSWSTDPRARTPLLPALDTGSDPRCLQTVHRGRELYAAADFPSAAPTL comes from the coding sequence ATGTCATTGACCCTGTACCGCAACGGTTCGGTATACAGCGCCGTAGATCCTCTAGCCACTGCCATGCTGGTGGATGGCGACGTGGTGGCCTGGGTGGGCTCCGAGCATGCCGCCACCTCACTGCTGGATTCACGCATGCGCGAAGTGGACCTGGCTGGTGCTCTCGTGACGCCGGGATTTGTGGATTCCCATGCCCACATCACCGAGACTGGACTTGCTATGGAATCGGTGGACCTTGCCGCTGCCCGTTCCGCCAAGGATGTTCTGGACCTGGTGGCCGCAGCGTCTGGCTCTGCGGTCGATGGGGTGCTGCTGGGACATGGCTGGGATAACTCGATGTGGCAGGATACCCGCTTGCCCAGCGCCGTGGAGTTGGATAACGCCACCAGCGGCCGCGAGGTTTACCTGGCCCGCGTGGATGTGCACTCTGGATTGGTGTCAGCAGCCTTGGCCCTGCGGTGCTCGCTAGCCAACGTTGCGGGCTGGGATGGAGACGGCCTGGTCAGCGGTGCTGCCCATAGTGCCGCTCGTGATGCCGCCCGCAGTTTGACACCGGAGCGTCGTGAGGCCGTGCAGCGCACGGCGCTTCGGCACGCGGCTGCCAACGGCTATGTGGCTCTGGCCGAGATGGCGGCCCCTCATGTTGGGTCGCCCGCAGACCTGGCTGCACTGGTGGCGCTGGGCGCCTCCGACGCCACCGAGGCGCTTCCTGAGGTGCTGCCCTACTGGGGGCAGTTGGTCTCCAGCGCCTCCGAGGCCCGTGAACTGTTGGCAAGTCTCGACGTCGACGTGTTGGGCCTTGCAGGTGACATAAACATTGACGGCTCCCTGGGTTCCCGCTCGGCATTGTTGCGTCAGCCTTACGCCGACGCACCAGAAACCTCTGGGACGGCACACCTCACGGTAGAACAAGTGACCGATCACTTTGCCGCTACCTCGGAACTTGGCTTGACCGGTGGCTTCCATGTCATTGGAGACGGTGCCATGGCCATTGCCGTGGAAGGCCTGGAACGAGCTGCCCAGCGTGTGGGCATCGATTTGATTCGTGCCGCTGGCCACCGGCTGGAACATGCCGAAATGGTAGATGACGCGGCCATGGAGATCTTGGCAAAGTACTCAGTCACTGTTTCCGTGCAACCCGCCTTCGACGCTCAGTGGGGTGGTGCAGATGGTATGTATGCCCGCCGCTTGGGAGTTGAACGTGCCAGTGAACTGAACCCTCTGGGACGTTTCTACGCTGCCGGTGTCCCGCTGTGCTTTGGTTCAGACACCCCGGTGACGCCCCTGAACCCCTGGGCCAGTGTTCGGGCAGCTCTGAATCACCACACACGCGAGGCCCGTATCTCCGCCCGCGCGGCCTTTATTGGACACACCCGCGCCGGCTGGCGTGCGGCAAAGGCGGCTGACCCCTTCCACGGCCAGTTGGGTCCGGGTGCACCTGCCAGCTTCGCAGTTTGGGACGTGGAGCAGCTCATGGTCCAAGTTGCTGATGAGCGTGTTCAGTCGTGGTCAACTGATCCGCGGGCGCGCACGCCCCTGCTGCCGGCGCTGGACACTGGAAGTGACCCTCGTTGCTTGCAGACAGTCCATAGGGGCCGGGAACTCTACGCAGCGGCAGATTTCCCCTCGGCGGCTCCCACACTCTAG